A single Desulfovibrio porci DNA region contains:
- a CDS encoding glutamine synthetase III family protein, with amino-acid sequence MSSNTARHSAIQAITTYKPDVAPLNFADTRPTDIFGCNVFNDRVMRERLPKDVYKSLHKTIAFGERMDPSIADTVAAVMKDWAIEKGATHFTHVFYPLTGQTAEKHDSFLMPDGSGGVIAEFSGSMLIRGEPDASSFPSGGLRSTFEARGYTAWDVTSPAYIMENPNGTFLCIPTMFLSWTGVALDKKTPLLRSGQALNREAQRVLALFNIHTDLPVISYAGLEQEYFLIDHNFNFARPDLQIAGRSLFGARPAKGQEFSDQYFGVIPQRVLSCMMEVERELYKLGVPVRTRHNEAAPSQYEIAPLYEPSNLAVDHNHIIMATLRNVAKRYGLKCLLHEKPFSGINGSGKHVNYSLGNAELGTLFDPGETPHANAKFLVFCAAMIRAVHKFGGLLRATVASASNDHRLGAHEAPPAIMSIFLGDQLTEVFEAFRAGRAEDAASGKGGRALNLGVDTLPPLPTDPGDRNRTSPVAFTGNRFEFRAVGSSQSAAGSITALNAMMADSLGFAADWLEREIRDGKAFNAAVESFISHVIEEHSAVIFNGDGYSEVWHNEARRRGLPDLRNTPEALPELTRPEVIALYESQGILNRAELKARQDIYLEQYCKTVRTEANLAIRMARTIIFPAGMRYQGELAGTAARMQSIGKDYKTMTLDEVTAHLRGLQTATARLEDVLADVGQLGEGLDAARRYCEEVLPLMRETRRYADLLETRVADDLWALPNYQEILFGK; translated from the coding sequence ATGAGCAGTAATACCGCCCGTCACAGCGCCATCCAGGCCATCACCACCTACAAGCCGGACGTGGCTCCGCTCAATTTCGCGGACACCAGGCCCACGGACATTTTCGGCTGCAATGTCTTCAATGACCGGGTCATGCGCGAGCGTCTGCCCAAGGATGTCTACAAGTCCCTGCACAAGACCATTGCCTTCGGCGAACGTATGGACCCGTCCATCGCCGATACCGTGGCTGCGGTGATGAAGGACTGGGCCATTGAAAAAGGGGCCACCCATTTCACCCACGTCTTTTACCCGCTCACCGGCCAGACCGCCGAAAAGCACGACAGCTTTCTGATGCCCGACGGCTCGGGCGGGGTCATTGCCGAGTTTTCCGGCTCCATGCTGATCCGGGGCGAGCCCGACGCTTCCTCTTTCCCCTCCGGGGGGCTGCGCTCCACCTTCGAGGCGCGCGGCTACACGGCCTGGGACGTGACCAGCCCGGCCTATATCATGGAAAACCCCAACGGCACCTTTCTGTGCATCCCCACCATGTTCCTGTCCTGGACGGGCGTGGCCCTGGACAAGAAAACGCCGCTGCTGCGCTCCGGCCAGGCCCTGAATCGCGAGGCCCAGCGGGTGCTGGCCCTGTTCAACATCCACACGGATCTGCCGGTGATTTCCTACGCCGGTCTGGAGCAGGAATACTTTCTCATCGACCACAACTTCAATTTCGCCCGGCCCGACCTGCAGATCGCCGGACGTTCGCTGTTCGGCGCGCGCCCGGCCAAGGGCCAGGAATTCAGCGACCAGTATTTCGGGGTCATCCCGCAGCGCGTGCTTTCCTGCATGATGGAAGTGGAACGTGAACTCTACAAACTGGGCGTGCCCGTGCGCACCCGCCACAACGAGGCGGCGCCCAGCCAGTACGAGATCGCGCCGCTCTACGAGCCCAGCAACCTGGCCGTGGACCACAACCACATCATTATGGCCACATTGCGCAATGTGGCCAAACGCTACGGCCTGAAGTGCCTCCTGCACGAAAAGCCCTTCAGCGGCATCAACGGCTCGGGCAAGCACGTCAACTATTCCCTGGGCAACGCGGAACTGGGCACGCTCTTTGACCCCGGCGAGACGCCGCACGCCAATGCCAAGTTTCTGGTTTTCTGCGCGGCCATGATCCGCGCGGTGCACAAGTTCGGCGGCCTGCTGCGGGCCACTGTGGCCAGCGCCAGCAACGATCACCGCCTGGGCGCGCACGAGGCCCCGCCCGCCATCATGTCCATTTTCCTGGGCGACCAGCTCACCGAAGTTTTCGAAGCCTTCCGGGCCGGGCGCGCCGAGGACGCGGCCAGCGGCAAAGGCGGCCGCGCCCTGAACCTGGGGGTGGACACCCTGCCGCCCCTGCCCACGGACCCCGGCGACCGCAACCGCACTAGCCCCGTGGCCTTTACCGGCAACCGTTTTGAATTCCGCGCCGTGGGCTCCAGCCAGTCCGCCGCCGGTTCCATCACCGCGCTCAACGCCATGATGGCCGACTCCCTGGGCTTCGCCGCCGACTGGCTGGAACGGGAAATCAGGGACGGCAAAGCCTTTAACGCCGCCGTGGAGTCCTTCATCAGCCATGTCATTGAGGAACACAGCGCCGTGATCTTCAACGGCGACGGCTACTCGGAGGTCTGGCACAACGAGGCCCGGCGGCGCGGCCTGCCGGATCTGCGCAATACGCCCGAAGCCCTGCCGGAACTCACCCGGCCCGAGGTCATCGCGCTGTACGAAAGCCAGGGCATTCTCAACCGGGCCGAGCTCAAGGCCCGGCAGGACATCTACCTGGAGCAGTACTGCAAGACCGTGCGCACCGAGGCCAACCTGGCCATCCGCATGGCCCGCACCATCATCTTCCCGGCGGGCATGCGCTACCAGGGCGAACTGGCCGGTACCGCCGCCCGGATGCAGTCCATCGGCAAGGATTATAAAACCATGACCTTGGACGAGGTGACGGCGCACCTGCGCGGTTTGCAGACGGCCACGGCCCGGCTGGAGGATGTGCTGGCCGATGTGGGGCAACTGGGCGAAGGCCTGGACGCCGCCCGGCGCTACTGTGAGGAAGTGCTGCCCCTGATGCGGGAGACGCGCCGTTACGCCGACCTGCTGGAAACCCGCGTGGCCGACGATCTGTGGGCTTTGCCCAACTATCAGGAAATTCTGTTCGGAAAATAG
- a CDS encoding FKBP-type peptidyl-prolyl cis-trans isomerase: MPIKKGDTVRAHYTGTLADGTVFDSSRERDPLEFTLGKGMLIPGFESAVEGHEAGETVTVTIPPDQAYGDADPELVFTVARAQVPSHIPLEVGVPLQLSNEQGQMDVTITDVGADEVTLDANHPLAGKELTFEIEIVEVK, from the coding sequence ATGCCCATCAAAAAAGGCGATACGGTACGCGCGCACTACACTGGAACGCTGGCTGACGGCACGGTTTTCGATTCCTCCAGAGAGCGCGACCCCCTGGAGTTCACCTTGGGCAAGGGCATGCTGATCCCCGGCTTCGAGTCGGCGGTGGAAGGGCATGAAGCCGGTGAAACCGTCACCGTGACCATTCCCCCGGACCAGGCTTACGGCGATGCCGACCCGGAACTGGTCTTCACCGTGGCCCGCGCCCAGGTGCCCTCGCATATTCCCCTGGAAGTGGGCGTGCCCTTGCAACTCTCCAACGAGCAGGGCCAGATGGATGTGACCATCACCGACGTGGGCGCGGATGAAGTCACGCTGGACGCCAACCATCCGCTGGCCGGCAAGGAACTGACCTTTGAAATCGAGATCGTCGAGGTAAAATAG